In the genome of Streptomyces globosus, one region contains:
- a CDS encoding FAD-dependent oxidoreductase, with protein MRGVRAGASGGDVDVVVVGAGQAGLSTAYHLARAGIGHVVLDHAPRPGGAWQFRWPSLTYGKVHGLHALPGMEPGGTDPLRPSSEVISAYFAAYEERFGLDVRRPVHVTAVREGRAGRLRVESPAGTWSARALVNATGTWDRPFWPRYPGQESFRGRQLHTAQYPGPQAFAGARVVVVGGGTSAVQHLLEIAEVAAETTWVTRRPPVFRAGPFGEAEGRAAVALVEERVRSGLPPQSVVSVTGLALNEAVRAGLASGILERQPVFDRITPSGVAWADGRHVEADVILWATGFRAAVDHLAPLRLREPGGGIRLDGTRAVRDERVHLVGYGPSASTIGANRAGGAAAREIRRLLAREGAAGDGGRAGEPVPAEAS; from the coding sequence ATGCGCGGTGTGCGGGCCGGGGCGTCCGGCGGGGACGTCGACGTCGTGGTCGTGGGCGCCGGGCAGGCCGGCCTGTCCACCGCCTACCACCTGGCCCGCGCCGGGATCGGGCACGTCGTGCTGGACCACGCACCGCGCCCCGGCGGGGCCTGGCAGTTCCGCTGGCCCTCCCTCACGTACGGCAAGGTCCACGGCCTGCACGCCCTGCCCGGCATGGAGCCGGGGGGCACCGACCCGCTGCGCCCCTCCTCCGAGGTGATCAGTGCGTATTTCGCCGCCTACGAGGAGCGGTTCGGACTGGACGTGCGCCGGCCTGTGCACGTCACCGCCGTACGGGAGGGGCGGGCCGGGCGGCTCCGCGTGGAGTCCCCGGCGGGCACCTGGTCCGCACGGGCCCTCGTCAACGCCACCGGGACCTGGGACCGGCCGTTCTGGCCGCGCTACCCGGGCCAGGAGTCCTTCCGCGGACGGCAGCTCCACACGGCGCAGTACCCGGGGCCGCAGGCGTTCGCCGGGGCCCGAGTCGTGGTGGTCGGCGGCGGCACCTCCGCGGTGCAGCACCTGTTGGAGATCGCGGAGGTGGCGGCGGAGACCACCTGGGTGACGCGCCGGCCGCCGGTGTTCCGCGCGGGGCCGTTCGGGGAGGCCGAAGGGCGGGCCGCGGTGGCGCTGGTCGAGGAGCGCGTCCGCAGCGGCCTGCCCCCGCAGAGCGTGGTCAGCGTGACCGGGCTCGCCCTGAACGAGGCCGTGCGCGCCGGGCTGGCGTCCGGGATCCTGGAGCGGCAGCCGGTGTTCGACCGGATCACGCCGAGCGGTGTGGCCTGGGCGGACGGGCGGCATGTGGAGGCGGACGTGATCCTGTGGGCGACCGGCTTCCGGGCGGCGGTCGACCACCTGGCGCCGCTGCGGCTGCGCGAGCCGGGCGGCGGCATACGGCTCGACGGGACCCGTGCGGTCCGGGACGAGCGGGTCCACCTGGTCGGCTACGGGCCGTCGGCGTCGACGATCGGGGCCAACCGGGCGGGCGGCGCCGCGGCCCGGGAGATCCGCCGCCTGCTGGCCCGCGAAGGCGCCGCCGGCGACGGCGGCCGCGCAGGGGAGCCGGTCCCCGCGGAGGCCTCCTGA
- the mltG gene encoding endolytic transglycosylase MltG, producing MRRHEYRPPRRRSRLTRRGRLALFLGMLLATGALIAVPILRGADEAAEKPRHLLIPEGRRAPEVYAAIDRVLGLPAGSAKTAAATAVLDLPAEAKGNPEGFLFPAAYPVTSRTTPAELLTAMVRTANEKLATKAVADGARAHGMTPYQTATLASIIEAEADSAADMGKVARVVHNRLARSMPLQMDSTLNYALNRHTVDTKLSETRIDSPFNTYRRQGLPPTPIDSPGLRAMAAAVAPTPGKWLYFVTVKPGDTRFSATYEEHRKHVAEFNRLRTADAGTRMVAGRAQQQPGARTG from the coding sequence ATGCGTCGTCATGAGTACCGTCCGCCACGGCGCCGCTCCCGGCTGACCCGCCGGGGCCGTCTGGCGCTCTTCCTCGGCATGCTGCTCGCCACCGGCGCGCTCATCGCCGTCCCGATTCTGCGGGGCGCCGACGAGGCCGCCGAGAAGCCCCGCCACCTCCTGATTCCGGAAGGCCGGCGCGCCCCCGAGGTCTACGCCGCGATCGACCGCGTCCTCGGCCTGCCCGCCGGCTCCGCCAAGACCGCCGCCGCGACGGCGGTGCTCGACCTGCCCGCCGAGGCGAAGGGCAATCCGGAGGGCTTCCTGTTCCCCGCCGCGTACCCGGTCACCTCCCGCACGACCCCCGCCGAACTCCTCACGGCCATGGTCCGCACGGCCAACGAGAAGCTCGCCACGAAGGCCGTCGCCGACGGCGCCCGGGCCCACGGCATGACCCCGTACCAGACGGCCACCCTCGCCAGCATCATCGAGGCGGAGGCCGACTCGGCCGCGGACATGGGCAAGGTCGCCCGGGTCGTGCACAACCGGCTGGCCAGGTCGATGCCGCTCCAGATGGACTCCACCCTCAACTACGCGCTGAACCGGCACACGGTGGACACCAAGCTCAGCGAGACGCGCATCGACAGCCCCTTCAACACCTACCGGAGGCAGGGCCTCCCGCCGACCCCCATCGACAGCCCCGGACTCCGGGCCATGGCCGCGGCGGTCGCGCCCACCCCGGGCAAGTGGCTGTACTTCGTCACCGTCAAACCCGGGGACACCCGCTTCTCGGCGACCTACGAGGAGCACCGCAAGCACGTGGCCGAGTTCAACCGGCTCCGCACCGCCGACGCCGGCACGCGCATGGTGGCCGGCCGCGCCCAGCAGCAGCCCGGAGCGCGCACCGGCTAG
- a CDS encoding ABC transporter ATP-binding protein, with amino-acid sequence MRPEEPNWTPPEEPLDPRRPGPQERPRELRRIVGLFRPYRGRLAVVGLLVCASSLVGVASPFLLREILDVAIPQGRTGLLSLLALGMILTAVVTSVFGVVQTFVSTTVGQRVMHDLRTAVYARLQRMPLAFFTRTRTGEVQSRIANDIGGMQATVTSTATSLVSNLTAVIATVVAMLALDWRLTLVSLLLLPVFVWISRRVGNERKQVTAQRQKQMAAMAATVTESLSVSGILLGRTMGRADSLTRSFADESEKLVALEVRASMAGRWRMSTIGIVMAAMPAMIYWAAGIALQSGAPSLSVGTLVAFVTLQQALFRPAVSLLSTGVQVQTSLALFARIFEYLDLPVEITEPEHPVRLGRARGEVRLEGVDFAYDDRSGPALKGIDITVPAGGSLAVVGPTGSGKSTLSYLVPRLYDVTGGRVAIDGVDVRDLDFDSLARSIGVVSQETYLFHASVADNLRFAKPDATDEEIAEAARAAQIHDHIASLPERYDTLVGERGYRFSGGEKQRLAIARTILRDPPVLILDEATSALDTRTEHAVQQAIDELSAGRTTITIAHRLSTVRDADQIVVLDQGRIAERGTHDELMAAGGRYAALLRRDRETARAPLGPPPPEEPSEVGGPGGSGASEGELAPSAPGERVIV; translated from the coding sequence ATGCGCCCCGAGGAACCGAACTGGACACCGCCCGAGGAGCCCCTCGACCCCCGCCGCCCCGGCCCGCAGGAGCGGCCGCGCGAACTGCGCCGGATCGTCGGCCTCTTCCGCCCCTACCGCGGCCGGCTCGCCGTGGTCGGGCTGCTCGTCTGCGCCTCCTCGCTGGTCGGCGTCGCCTCGCCGTTCCTGCTGCGGGAGATCCTGGATGTCGCCATCCCGCAGGGGCGGACCGGTCTGCTCAGCCTGCTCGCCCTCGGCATGATCCTGACCGCTGTCGTCACCAGCGTCTTCGGCGTCGTCCAGACGTTCGTCTCGACCACGGTCGGCCAGCGCGTCATGCACGACCTGCGCACCGCCGTCTACGCGCGCCTCCAGCGGATGCCGCTGGCCTTCTTCACCCGTACGCGCACCGGCGAGGTGCAGTCCCGCATCGCCAACGACATCGGCGGCATGCAGGCCACGGTCACCTCCACCGCGACCTCGCTTGTCTCCAACCTGACGGCCGTGATCGCGACCGTCGTCGCGATGCTCGCCCTCGACTGGCGGCTCACGCTGGTGTCGCTGCTCCTGCTGCCGGTCTTCGTGTGGATCAGCCGCCGCGTCGGGAACGAGCGCAAGCAGGTCACCGCGCAGCGGCAGAAGCAGATGGCCGCCATGGCCGCGACCGTCACCGAGTCCCTGTCGGTCAGCGGCATCCTGCTGGGCCGTACCATGGGCCGCGCCGACTCCCTGACCCGCTCCTTCGCCGACGAGTCCGAGAAGCTCGTCGCGCTCGAAGTGCGGGCCAGCATGGCCGGGCGCTGGCGGATGTCGACCATCGGCATCGTCATGGCCGCCATGCCGGCGATGATCTACTGGGCGGCGGGCATCGCCCTCCAGTCCGGCGCGCCCTCGCTCTCCGTCGGCACGCTCGTGGCCTTCGTGACGCTCCAGCAGGCGCTGTTCCGGCCCGCGGTGAGCCTGCTGTCGACCGGGGTGCAGGTACAGACCTCCCTCGCGCTGTTCGCCCGCATCTTCGAGTACCTCGACCTGCCGGTGGAGATCACGGAGCCGGAGCACCCGGTGCGCCTGGGCCGGGCCCGGGGCGAGGTGCGGCTGGAGGGCGTGGACTTCGCCTACGACGACCGCAGCGGCCCCGCGCTGAAGGGCATCGACATCACCGTCCCGGCCGGCGGCTCCCTCGCCGTGGTCGGTCCGACCGGCTCCGGCAAGAGCACCCTCAGCTACCTGGTGCCCCGGCTGTACGACGTCACGGGCGGGCGGGTCGCGATCGACGGCGTGGACGTGCGGGACCTCGACTTCGACTCGCTGGCCCGCTCCATAGGCGTGGTCTCCCAGGAGACCTACCTCTTCCACGCCTCGGTCGCCGACAACCTCCGCTTCGCCAAGCCGGACGCCACCGACGAGGAGATCGCCGAAGCCGCCCGCGCCGCTCAGATACACGACCACATCGCGTCCCTCCCCGAGAGGTACGACACCCTGGTCGGCGAGCGCGGCTACCGGTTCTCCGGCGGGGAGAAGCAGCGCCTGGCCATCGCCCGGACCATCCTGCGCGACCCGCCGGTGCTCATCCTCGACGAGGCGACGAGCGCCCTCGACACCCGGACAGAGCACGCGGTGCAGCAGGCGATCGACGAGCTCTCCGCGGGCCGCACCACCATCACCATCGCGCACCGCCTCTCGACCGTCCGCGACGCCGACCAGATCGTCGTCCTGGACCAGGGCCGCATCGCCGAGCGCGGCACCCACGACGAACTCATGGCAGCCGGCGGCCGATATGCGGCCCTGCTTCGGCGGGACCGCGAGACCGCCCGCGCACCTCTGGGGCCGCCCCCGCCCGAGGAGCCGAGCGAAGTCGGCGGGCCCGGCGGGTCCGGCGCCTCCGAGGGGGAACTGGCCCCCTCCGCGCCGGGTGAACGTGTGATCGTATGA
- a CDS encoding MarR family winged helix-turn-helix transcriptional regulator — MSTAPETDSTDGVLAEQLLRLTRRLHRIQKRHLEPLGITPAQSRLLRLVSYAEGDRPPRMADLAARLEVVPRAVTTLVDGLEAAGCVRRAPDPANRRVIRIELTDTGRETLRRLRSARTDAAEEILAPLTAEQRDQLGGLLDALTDAPRGRDC, encoded by the coding sequence ATGAGCACCGCTCCCGAGACCGACAGCACGGACGGCGTCCTCGCCGAGCAGCTGCTGCGGCTGACCCGGCGCCTGCACCGGATCCAGAAGCGCCATCTGGAGCCGCTGGGCATCACCCCCGCGCAGAGCCGGCTGCTGCGCCTGGTCTCGTACGCCGAAGGCGACCGGCCGCCCCGGATGGCGGACCTCGCCGCCCGCCTCGAAGTGGTGCCCCGCGCGGTGACGACGCTGGTGGACGGGCTGGAGGCCGCCGGCTGCGTGCGGCGCGCACCCGACCCCGCCAACCGGCGCGTCATACGGATCGAGCTCACGGACACGGGGCGCGAAACGCTGCGCCGGCTGCGCAGCGCGCGGACCGACGCCGCGGAGGAGATCCTTGCCCCGTTGACCGCCGAGCAGCGGGACCAGCTCGGCGGCCTGCTGGACGCGCTGACGGACGCCCCGCGGGGGCGCGACTGCTGA
- a CDS encoding FAD-binding and (Fe-S)-binding domain-containing protein, which produces MPLLEPEPGALRPAGIRGPSPDRLPDRLAAGTPEPLRGGLTELLGPRKVLWKASDLVRYASDASPYRFVPQAVVLAEDLDDVSAVLSYARGHGRDVVFRAAGTSLNGQAQGEDILVDVRRHWTGAEVLEEGRRIRIRPGTTVARANAALARYGRVLGPDPASAAACTVGGVVANNASGMTAGTTRNAYRTLSSLTFVLPSGTVVDTADPLADEELARAEPALCRGLAALKREVEADPELVARIRAKYAIKNTTGYRLDAFLDGSTPVEILRGLMVGSEGTLGFLAELVFDTLPLHRAAAAALLFFPSLPAAAAAVPQFNDAGAAAVELMDGNTLRACAGTAGAPADWAGLPKDTAALLVEFRAPDAAALAECEHRAAGVLAGLDLATPVPSAAGAFTRDPAVIAGFWKARKAFVTAVGGARAAGTTLVTEDFAVPPARLAEACAALLDLQAEHGFDTAVAGHAAHGNLHFLLAFDAARPADVERYGAFMDAFCRLVVERFDGSLKAEHSTGRNMAPFLELEWGPAATALMWRTKRLVDPEGVLAPGVLLDRDPRAHLRGLKTIPRIEAVADPCIECGFCEPACPSADLTTTPRQRIVLRREMVRQKPGSPVQEALLDAYGYDAVDTCAGDSACRLACPVGIDTGALMKDFRRRRHGPLEERAAELAARGFRAVEAAARLAAAAADGTAGATGGRLPAAVTGAARRLVRPDLVPAWLPQLPGAAARKPPATRRSGAAAVYYPSCVNRILGGPPGDPGLSVREALVAVSERAGKPVWIPGDAAGTCCATIWHSKGYGAGTRLMANRIVEAAWGWTAGGLLPLVVDASSCTLGIAQEVVPYLTDGNRALHAELTVVDSVTWAARELLPGLRILRTAGSAVLHPACSMNRLGTDGHLREVAAACAAEVVVPDDAGCCGFAGDRGMLHPELTAAATAREAQEVGGRAFDAHLSANRMCEVGMERATGRAYRSVLVELERATRP; this is translated from the coding sequence ATGCCGCTGCTGGAACCCGAGCCCGGGGCCCTGCGCCCCGCCGGCATCCGGGGCCCCTCCCCCGACCGGCTGCCCGACCGGCTGGCGGCGGGCACGCCGGAGCCGCTGAGGGGCGGCCTGACGGAGCTCCTCGGGCCGCGGAAGGTGCTGTGGAAGGCCTCCGACCTGGTCCGCTACGCCTCCGACGCCTCCCCGTACCGGTTCGTGCCGCAGGCCGTCGTCCTCGCGGAGGACCTTGACGACGTCTCGGCCGTGCTGTCCTACGCCCGCGGCCACGGCAGGGACGTGGTCTTCCGCGCCGCCGGCACGTCGCTGAACGGCCAGGCGCAGGGCGAGGACATCCTCGTCGACGTGCGCCGCCACTGGACGGGCGCGGAGGTGCTGGAGGAGGGGCGGCGGATCCGGATCCGGCCGGGAACGACCGTCGCGCGCGCCAACGCCGCCCTCGCCCGGTACGGCCGCGTCCTCGGCCCCGACCCGGCCAGCGCGGCGGCCTGCACGGTGGGCGGGGTCGTCGCCAACAACGCCTCCGGCATGACAGCCGGAACGACGCGCAACGCCTACCGCACCCTGTCCTCGCTCACGTTCGTCCTGCCGAGCGGCACCGTCGTCGACACCGCCGACCCCCTCGCCGACGAGGAGCTGGCCCGCGCGGAACCCGCGCTGTGCCGGGGGCTGGCCGCCCTCAAGCGGGAGGTCGAGGCCGATCCGGAACTGGTCGCCCGCATCCGGGCCAAGTACGCGATCAAGAACACCACCGGCTACCGGCTCGACGCCTTCCTGGACGGCTCCACCCCGGTGGAGATCCTGCGCGGCCTCATGGTCGGCTCGGAGGGCACGCTCGGCTTCCTCGCCGAGTTGGTCTTCGACACCCTGCCGCTGCACCGCGCGGCCGCCGCCGCCCTGCTGTTCTTCCCCTCGCTGCCCGCCGCGGCGGCGGCGGTTCCGCAGTTCAACGACGCCGGGGCCGCCGCCGTCGAGCTGATGGACGGCAACACCCTGCGCGCCTGCGCCGGCACCGCCGGAGCCCCAGCCGACTGGGCCGGCCTGCCGAAGGACACCGCCGCCCTGCTGGTGGAGTTCCGCGCCCCGGATGCGGCCGCGCTCGCGGAGTGCGAGCACCGGGCCGCCGGCGTGCTGGCAGGGCTGGACCTCGCCACCCCCGTTCCCTCGGCCGCGGGTGCCTTCACCCGCGACCCGGCGGTCATCGCCGGGTTCTGGAAGGCCCGCAAGGCCTTCGTCACCGCGGTCGGCGGGGCCCGCGCGGCCGGCACCACCCTGGTCACCGAGGACTTCGCCGTGCCGCCGGCCCGGCTCGCCGAGGCCTGCGCGGCCCTGCTGGACCTCCAGGCCGAGCACGGCTTCGACACCGCCGTCGCCGGCCACGCCGCCCACGGCAACCTGCACTTCCTCCTCGCCTTCGACGCGGCCCGGCCGGCCGACGTGGAGCGGTACGGCGCGTTCATGGACGCCTTCTGCCGGCTCGTGGTGGAGCGCTTCGACGGCTCGCTGAAGGCCGAGCACTCCACGGGCCGCAACATGGCCCCCTTCCTGGAGCTGGAGTGGGGTCCCGCCGCGACCGCGCTGATGTGGCGCACCAAGCGGCTCGTCGACCCTGAGGGCGTCCTCGCCCCCGGCGTCCTCCTCGACCGCGACCCGCGGGCGCACCTGCGCGGCCTGAAGACGATCCCGCGGATCGAGGCCGTCGCCGACCCGTGCATCGAGTGCGGGTTCTGCGAACCCGCCTGCCCCAGCGCCGACCTGACGACCACTCCGCGCCAGCGCATCGTGCTGCGCCGGGAGATGGTCCGCCAGAAGCCCGGCTCCCCCGTCCAGGAAGCCCTCCTCGACGCGTACGGGTACGACGCCGTCGACACCTGCGCCGGCGACTCCGCATGCAGGCTGGCCTGCCCGGTCGGCATCGACACGGGCGCGCTGATGAAGGACTTCCGCCGCCGTCGGCACGGCCCCCTGGAGGAGCGGGCCGCGGAACTCGCCGCCCGCGGCTTCCGGGCCGTCGAGGCTGCGGCGCGGCTCGCCGCGGCCGCCGCCGACGGTACCGCCGGCGCCACCGGGGGCCGGCTCCCGGCCGCGGTGACCGGGGCGGCGCGGCGGCTCGTACGGCCCGACCTCGTGCCCGCCTGGCTGCCCCAGCTGCCCGGCGCTGCGGCCCGCAAGCCCCCTGCGACACGCCGCAGCGGGGCCGCCGCGGTCTACTACCCGTCGTGCGTCAACCGGATCCTAGGCGGCCCGCCGGGCGATCCGGGCCTCTCGGTCCGGGAGGCGCTGGTCGCCGTTTCCGAACGGGCGGGGAAGCCGGTGTGGATCCCCGGCGACGCGGCCGGCACCTGCTGCGCGACCATCTGGCACTCGAAGGGCTACGGGGCGGGCACCCGCCTGATGGCCAACCGGATCGTGGAGGCCGCCTGGGGCTGGACGGCTGGCGGGCTGCTCCCCCTCGTCGTGGACGCCTCCTCCTGCACGCTCGGCATCGCGCAGGAGGTCGTCCCCTACCTGACGGACGGGAACCGGGCGCTGCACGCGGAGCTCACGGTCGTCGACTCGGTCACCTGGGCGGCGCGGGAGCTGCTGCCCGGCCTGCGGATCCTGCGCACGGCCGGCTCGGCCGTGCTGCACCCCGCCTGCTCCATGAACCGGCTCGGCACGGACGGGCACCTGCGGGAGGTGGCCGCCGCCTGCGCCGCGGAGGTGGTCGTCCCGGACGACGCCGGCTGCTGCGGTTTCGCCGGCGACCGGGGCATGCTCCACCCGGAGCTGACGGCGGCCGCGACGGCGCGCGAGGCGCAGGAGGTGGGAGGCCGCGCGTTCGACGCGCACCTGTCCGCGAACCGGATGTGCGAGGTGGGGATGGAGCGGGCCACCGGACGGGCCTACCGCTCGGTGCTCGTCGAACTGGAGCGGGCGACGCGCCCCTGA
- a CDS encoding ABC transporter transmembrane domain-containing protein, which yields MQISDLPYPDPGVPDARSGPRLLLWLGRGQLGGQARSLCWGLVHFGGIAGLPYAVGSGVGAVVERDGAGLLRAGALLLLAGVAISVGDAMLHRTAVTNWITAAARVQQLLARKTAELGSALTRQVAAGEVVAVSTSDVEKIGWFIEAVSRFLAAACAIVAICVGLLFLAPSIGVVVAVGVPVLALSVLPLLPHATRRADVQRDKAGKATELASDTVAGLRVLRGIGGEELFLGRYREASQQVREAAVRSASMWALIAAVQVLLPGALLVTIVWYGASLVQEGRLEVGGLVAAFSAVATMLYPLRNVEEIAMAYSFSRPSAQRAARVLSLTRTGPGRADAGGEGGGGPDPVGDLHDPATGLVAPAGRLTAVVCGDPDAAGRLAERLGGHAADTGQEDGAAPDGVAALLGGVALDGLPLDTARRLVLVQDKDPVLLSGTLRELFDVPSSGKVEPAAALAAAHCGDVLDALLQAAPDGVDDPMDARITERGRSLSGGQRQRLALARSLAADPEVLVLDEPTSAVDSHTEARIAEGIAALRAGRTTVVLASSPLLLDRADHVVLVDGGTVAATGTHRELLRCEPRYRAVVTRETEEEQRVARLGPARLGKELTGIEESA from the coding sequence ATGCAGATCAGCGATCTTCCGTATCCGGATCCCGGAGTGCCCGACGCCCGCTCCGGTCCGCGCCTCCTGCTGTGGCTGGGGCGCGGCCAACTCGGCGGGCAGGCCAGGAGCCTGTGCTGGGGCCTGGTCCACTTCGGCGGCATCGCCGGGCTGCCCTACGCGGTCGGCTCGGGCGTCGGCGCGGTCGTCGAACGGGACGGCGCCGGGCTGCTCCGGGCCGGCGCGCTGCTGCTGCTGGCCGGAGTGGCGATCTCCGTCGGCGACGCCATGCTCCACCGCACGGCCGTCACCAACTGGATCACCGCGGCCGCGCGGGTGCAGCAGCTGCTGGCCCGCAAGACTGCCGAACTGGGCTCCGCCCTGACCCGGCAGGTCGCCGCCGGCGAGGTCGTGGCGGTTTCGACAAGCGACGTGGAGAAGATCGGCTGGTTCATCGAGGCCGTCTCCCGGTTCCTGGCCGCCGCCTGCGCCATCGTCGCGATCTGCGTCGGGCTGCTCTTCCTCGCCCCGTCGATCGGCGTGGTCGTCGCCGTCGGGGTGCCGGTGCTCGCCCTGTCCGTCCTGCCGCTGCTGCCGCACGCCACCCGGCGCGCCGACGTCCAGCGGGACAAGGCCGGCAAGGCGACCGAACTGGCCTCCGACACCGTCGCGGGCCTGCGCGTGCTGCGCGGCATCGGCGGCGAGGAGCTGTTCCTCGGGCGCTACCGCGAGGCCTCGCAGCAGGTCCGCGAGGCCGCCGTGCGCAGCGCGAGCATGTGGGCGCTGATTGCGGCGGTCCAGGTGCTGCTGCCCGGCGCCCTGCTGGTCACGATCGTCTGGTACGGGGCCTCGCTCGTCCAGGAGGGGCGGCTGGAGGTGGGCGGGCTCGTCGCCGCGTTCAGCGCGGTGGCCACGATGCTCTACCCGCTGCGGAACGTGGAGGAGATCGCGATGGCGTACTCCTTCTCCCGCCCCTCCGCCCAGCGGGCCGCCCGGGTCCTGTCGCTGACGCGCACCGGCCCCGGCCGGGCGGATGCCGGAGGGGAGGGCGGCGGGGGCCCCGATCCGGTCGGCGACCTCCACGACCCGGCCACCGGCCTCGTGGCCCCCGCGGGCCGGCTCACCGCGGTGGTGTGCGGAGACCCCGACGCCGCGGGCCGGCTGGCGGAGCGGCTCGGCGGGCACGCCGCGGACACCGGGCAGGAGGACGGCGCCGCCCCCGACGGCGTCGCGGCGCTGCTGGGCGGGGTCGCCCTGGACGGGCTGCCGCTGGACACCGCGCGCCGGCTGGTGCTCGTCCAGGACAAGGACCCGGTGCTGCTGTCGGGGACCCTGCGGGAGCTGTTCGACGTCCCTTCCTCCGGGAAGGTGGAGCCGGCGGCCGCCCTGGCCGCCGCACACTGCGGAGACGTCCTGGACGCACTGCTCCAGGCGGCCCCCGACGGGGTGGACGACCCGATGGACGCCCGGATCACCGAGCGCGGGCGGTCCCTCTCGGGCGGGCAGCGCCAGCGGCTGGCCCTCGCCCGGTCCCTGGCCGCCGACCCGGAGGTGCTGGTCCTGGACGAGCCGACCTCGGCGGTCGACTCGCACACGGAGGCGCGCATCGCGGAGGGGATCGCGGCCCTGCGGGCCGGGCGGACGACCGTGGTACTCGCCTCCTCGCCGCTGCTGCTGGACCGCGCCGACCACGTGGTGCTGGTCGACGGCGGCACGGTGGCCGCGACCGGCACGCACCGCGAACTGCTGCGGTGCGAACCGCGCTACCGGGCCGTCGTCACCAGGGAGACGGAGGAGGAGCAGCGCGTCGCCCGCCTCGGGCCGGCCCGGCTCGGGAAAGAACTCACAGGGATCGAGGAATCAGCATGA